In Apium graveolens cultivar Ventura chromosome 10, ASM990537v1, whole genome shotgun sequence, the following are encoded in one genomic region:
- the LOC141690948 gene encoding uncharacterized protein LOC141690948, translating to MDKIWILQDRDSLAFEMGVENFLIYAEENSEDRNKIPCPCGRCANFKKFFIKTIRGHIYDNDFCLGYVHWVWHGETASTGPKSSSASCPPEEQAPDPPPEQASDEASEQDQEHVAASETVDVCEATYNSSQYDNDSYQFRRFVGDAEQPLYEGSDCTKLESMLKLHNWKSRFGITDSAFTDLLSSVGSLLPKDNVLPSNAYEAKKTLSNLGLEYIKFHSCLNDCVLYKGVHADATKCPKCRFSRWKLTKKGEERINLPAKVMWYFPIIPRFKRMFKSPSTAELMFWHAQQRTQDGKIRHPADSPSWKNIDYRWPSFGSEPRNLRLALSADGVNPHNNGLSNRYSCWPVILVTYNLPPWLCMKRKFMMLSILVPGSHDPGNNIDIYLQPMIDDLKKLWKEGEPNMYDVYNKSFFTLKAVLMWTINDFPAYGNLSGCINKGYKCCPVCGDDIVAKYLTHSRKMCYQGHRRYLPLHHPYRRQKAAFNGQQEFGQPRRTLSGEEVLAEQEQIKFEFGKK from the coding sequence ATGGATAAGATATGGATTTTGCAAGATAGGGATTCTTTAGCATTTGAAATGGGGGTGGAAAACTTCTTGATATATGCTGAAGAAAATTCTGAAGATCGTAACAAAATTCCTTGCCCTTGTGGACGATGcgccaattttaaaaaattctttATAAAAACAATCAGGGGCCATATCTATGACAATGACTTTTGTCTAGGTTATGTGCATTGGGTTTGGCACGGGGAGACTGCTTCTACGGGTCCTAAATCTTCAAGTGCTAGTTGTCCACCTGAAGAGCAAGCTCCAGACCCACCTCCTGAGCAAGCCTCTGATGAAGCGTCAGAGCAAGATCAGGAGCATGTCGCTGCTTCGGAAACTGTTGATGTTTGTGAAGCGACATATAATTCGAGTCAATATGATAATGATTCATATCAGTTTAGGAGGTTCGTAGGCGATGCTGAGCAACCTCTATATGAGGGTAGTGACTGTACTAAGTTAGAGTCGATGTTGAAGTTGCATAACTGGAAATCTAGGTTTGGTATTACCGATAGTGCCTTCACTGACCTCCTTTCTTCTGTTGGGTCTCTACTTCCCAAAGATAATGTGTTACCTAGTAATGCATATGAAGCAAAAAAAACCCTCTCCAATTTAGGTTTAGAGTATATAAAGTTCCATTCATGTCTGAATGACTGTGTACTGTACAAGGGTGTACATGCTGATGCAACCAAATGTCCTAAGTGTCGATTTTCTCGGTGGAAGTTGACAAAGAAAGGTGAAGAGAGGATTAATCTTCCAGCCAAAGTCATGTGGTATTTTCCAATAATTCCTAGATTTAAACGTATGTTTAAATCTCCTTCCACCGCTGAACTAATGTTTTGGCATGCGCAACAGCGGACACAAGATGGTAAAATTCGACATCCAGCCGACTCTCCATCTTGGAAAAATATAGATTATAGGTGGCCATCCTTTGGTAGTGAACCGAGAAACCTTCGCTTGGCTTTATCGGCAGATGGTGTAAATCCGCACAATAATGGCCTATCTAATAGATATAGTTGCTGGCCAGTCATATTGGTGACTTACAATCTTCCTCCCTGGTTATGTATGAAAAGAAAATTTATGATGTTGTCGATATTGGTCCCTGGCTCGCATGACCCTGGTAATAACATCGACATCTACTTACAACCGATGATTGATGATTTAAAAAAGCTTTGGAAGGAAGGGGAACCAAATATGTATGACGTGtataacaaatcatttttcactttaaaagcaGTTTTAATGTGGACGATAAATGACTTCCCTGCTTACGGAAATTTATCCGGCTGCATTAATAAGGGTTATAAGTGTTGTCCAGTTTGTGGAGATGACATCGTAGCTAAATATTTGACTCATAGTAGGAAAATGTGCTACCAAGGGCATCGTCGATATTTGCCTCTACATCATCCTTATAGAAGGCAGAAGGCTGCTTTTAATGGACAACAAGAGTTTGGGCAGCCGCGTCGAACCCTATCCGGAGAAGAAGTGTTAGCAGAGCAAGAacaaatcaaatttgaatttggGAAGAAATGA